DNA sequence from the Candidatus Cloacimonadota bacterium genome:
AATCCCATCTATCGTGAGATTCCCATCTATAACAATATATCTCTCTTTTTCTTTTCCGGCAATTTCTAAAAATCCCTTCCTGACCTTTTCATGGAATACATGCGATTCCTGTTCCAATCTGTCAGCATTTTTTTTTAAGATACGGGATAAGCCGATCTCTGCTGAAAGATCTATCAAAAAAGTCAGATCCGGCTTCAAACCAAAAGTTGAGAAAGTAGTTATAGTGTCAATGATGTTTATATCTAATTTCCGGGCAACACCCTGATAAGCAAGCGATGAATCATAATACCGATCGGAAATAACAATGATCCCTTCTGCTAATTTTGGGATTATCCATTCACCAGTGTGTTGACTTCTACTCGCCATGTACAATAACAACTCGGTTTCAGGAAGCATTTCCGAATTTTCTTTTTTAAGAAGGATTTCCCGAATGTCTTCAGAAATTTTCGGACCTCCCGGTTCGCGGGTTAGAAAAACTCTTCTCCCCCGCTTCTTCAGATAAGAAGCGAGCA
Encoded proteins:
- the tmk gene encoding dTMP kinase encodes the protein LASYLKKRGRRVFLTREPGGPKISEDIREILLKKENSEMLPETELLLYMASRSQHTGEWIIPKLAEGIIVISDRYYDSSLAYQGVARKLDINIIDTITTFSTFGLKPDLTFLIDLSAEIGLSRILKKNADRLEQESHVFHEKVRKGFLEIAGKEKERYIVIDGNLTIDGIHEEIVKSIENYLSKT